The genomic stretch TCAATGTGGAAAATCTGGCGACGGGTAATATACCCCGGAGCGACATTTTCCCGGACACCACCGGAATTTTGTAAACCGATATCTGTTTGGGCGTAATCGCGCATCGCATCGGCGACTAACGAGACCATCGGTGCATTTCCGTCACCGCGAATAAAGTCGGCGATTGATTCGCCGATTACTTCATCCATCCCTCGTTCAACGGTATCGACAATCGCTTGAATTTGCTTATCGATAACCGGATCACGTCCCCACTGTTCCTCTTGCAACAACATCAGCATCGATTGATCAGTTGGCATTGCATAATCAACCAATCGTCCAGTGGTTTTATCAACGAAGAGATCAACTGCGCCGATGTTGCCGCCGTGACCATAGTTCTGTAGTAAGAGGGTGTGATGTTTCGGATGAACCCACCCCTTCGGTTTACCCACATGAATATGACCGCAGAACATTACATCCACGCCCGGTACCCGTTGCGCCAATTCCTGCGCGTCACCGACATAGGGTTTGGTGAAGCCGCCACTCTGTTCGATGCTGAGTAACCGTTGGTAATTCGCTTCTTCGTCGAATTGAATGCCATGATGGAACACCACCCAGATTGCTTGCGCGCCATCCGCTTTGGCTTCCATAATCGCATGTTCCAGTGCCGGGACTTCGTCAAGAAACTCGATGTTAGCGATGTTTTTCGGAAACGACATAAACTTAGTGGAAGTGGTCGCCAAACCAATAATAGCAATCTTCACACCCGCAAAATTCTTCATCAAATACTGCTTCGTACCGGGATACTGCTTGTTTGTTTCGCGGTCATGCAGATTTGCGGAAATCCACTGAAAATTTGAACGCTTGATCATCGAATCGAGTGCCCAGAATCCGTGATCGAGGTCGTGATTCCCTACTGCCACGGCATCCATCCCAATTAAATTGTAGTAATCGACAATCGCCTGTCCTTTAGTGACGGTGCCAATCGGAGCCCCTTGATAAATGTCGCCGGCGTCGACCAACATGAAGTGCTGCCCATCGCGCTTCGCACGTTCCTTCATCGCCTTCACAAGACGAAACTGACTCGATGCGCCGCCTAACGTCGGAGGAAACTCCGGATTGAGAAATTCGGCGTCGCTCCGCATGATCCCGCCGTGTACGTCATTCGAGAAGACGACGGTGATTCGAGCGGTATTCTTCGGTACCGGTTTCGATGGCCAATCGTCGGCGGTTACCGCGAAAACAGCGGTACAAAATACTGCGATGAGTATCAGAGTAACGATCTGGGTAAAGCGTTTCACTTTCTTTTTCCTATCCTGCCGAACAAGAAGGGCAGAAAAATCAAAAATCCGAATAATCCAATCTTACGACCGAGTAACGTAAAAATCGCCGATGCCAATAGTCCAAGGCTAAGCGTCACCAACCACTTGGGAAGTTTCACCCCTTCCGGTTCAATCGGTGTGTTGGGTGTCTCCATTTACTTAAAGTATCCAGTCATGCGAATCGTATCCGACTTGCTGCCATCGAGCCCTT from bacterium encodes the following:
- a CDS encoding 5'-nucleotidase C-terminal domain-containing protein, whose product is MKRFTQIVTLILIAVFCTAVFAVTADDWPSKPVPKNTARITVVFSNDVHGGIMRSDAEFLNPEFPPTLGGASSQFRLVKAMKERAKRDGQHFMLVDAGDIYQGAPIGTVTKGQAIVDYYNLIGMDAVAVGNHDLDHGFWALDSMIKRSNFQWISANLHDRETNKQYPGTKQYLMKNFAGVKIAIIGLATTSTKFMSFPKNIANIEFLDEVPALEHAIMEAKADGAQAIWVVFHHGIQFDEEANYQRLLSIEQSGGFTKPYVGDAQELAQRVPGVDVMFCGHIHVGKPKGWVHPKHHTLLLQNYGHGGNIGAVDLFVDKTTGRLVDYAMPTDQSMLMLLQEEQWGRDPVIDKQIQAIVDTVERGMDEVIGESIADFIRGDGNAPMVSLVADAMRDYAQTDIGLQNSGGVRENVAPGYITRRQIFHIEPFGNELVSFKVKGTFLQKLLEGRASSTRLGMGLSGATVTFDGSKPQGERISKIEFHSGKVFHPDSMYSVSTSDYLLMGNSGMQILTEIPQDQVDWLGMRISDALVKYIEKSSPIAPSKKVRWMDTAGK